In Amaranthus tricolor cultivar Red isolate AtriRed21 chromosome 5, ASM2621246v1, whole genome shotgun sequence, a genomic segment contains:
- the LOC130812692 gene encoding BTB/POZ domain-containing protein At1g03010-like isoform X2 codes for MPISDVSSDLTIDVGASSFALHKFPLVSRSGRIRRHLLEAKDSKVSRISLPLVPGGSEAFELAAKFCYGINVEITLSNVAMLRCAAHFLEMTDEYADKSLETRTEVYLKDMVLPNIANSISVLHKCETLLPMAEDINLVNRIITAIVNNACKEQLSSGLLKLEHNYPTKGLSNLEPETPADWWGKSLSVLNLDFFQRVLSAMKLKGLKQDLISKILINYAQNSLQGIVIRDPQLVKGNYLDLELQKKQRVLVETMVSLLPTQSRKSSVPMAFLSSLLKGAIAHTASTSCRTDLERRIGLQLDQAILEDILIPASSHGNNHSPMYDTDSVLRIFSIFLNLDEDDDDDNHLRNDDDMMYNFDSPGSPKQSSIIKVSKLLDNYLAEVALDSNLTPSKFIALAELLPDHARVVTDGLYRAVDIFLKVHPNIKDSERYRLCKTIDSQKLSQEACSHAAQNERLPVQMAVQVLYFEQIRLRNAMNGGHNQFFFGSLNGHQFPQRSSSGAGSGAISPRDNYASVRRENRELKLEVARMRMRLTDLEKDHVSMKQELVRTHPANKLFKSFTKKLSKLNALFRINSVKPLMSKANSESRFFFQKRRCHSVG; via the exons TTTCCTCTTGTGTCTCGAAGTGGAAGAATCCGAAGACATTTATTAGAGGCTAAGGATTCGAAAGTGTCAAGGATTAGTCTACCTTTGGTACCAGGTGGTTCCGAAGCATTTGAGCTAGCAGCCAAGTTTTGCTACGGGATCAATGTCGAGATCACTCTATCGAATGTAGCTATGCTTCGATGTGCTGCACATTTCCTCGAAATGACAGATGAGTATGCAGACAAAAGCCTTGAAACCAGAACCGAGGTATACCTGAAAGACATGGTTCTACCAAATATAGCAAACTCCATATCAGTACTACACAAATGTGAGACACTATTGCCTATGGCAGAGGATATAAATCTGGTTAACAGAATAATTACCGCCATTGTGAATAATGCGTGTAAGGAACAGCTTTCTTCGGGGTTATTGAAACTCGAACATAATTACCCCACGAAAGGATTGTCGAATTTGGAGCCCGAAACACCTGCAGATTGGTGGGGAAAATCACTATCAGTTTTGAATCTCGATTTCTTCCAAAGGGTTTTATCAGCAATGAAATTGAAGGGACTTAAACAAGATCTGATTAGCAAGATCTTGATAAATTATGCTCAAAATTCTCTACAAGGTATAGTTATAAGAGACCCACAACTTGTTAAAGGTAACTATTTGGATTTAGAacttcaaaagaaacaaagggTATTAGTTGAAACAATGGTGAGCTTGTTACCTACACAATCTAGGAAAAGTTCGGTTCCTATGGCGTTCCTTTCAAGCTTGCTCAAAGGCGCAATTGCGCACACGGCTTCTACTTCTTGTCGGACTGATTTAGAGCGAAGGATCGGATTGCAATTAGACCAAGCAATCTTGGAAGACATACTTATTCCTGCTAGTTCACATGGGAATAATCATAGCCCGATGTACGATACTGATTCGGTGTTGAGGATATTCtcgatttttttgaatttagatgaggatgacgatgatgataatCATTTGCGCAATGATGATGATATGATGTATAATTTTGATAGCCCGGGTTCTCCTAAGCAAAGCTCAATTATAAAAGTATCCAAATTGTTAGACAATTATCTTGCCGAAGTTGCTTTGGATTCAAACTTAACACCTTCCAAGTTTATAGCTCTTGCCGAGTTGTTGCCTGATCATGCTCGCGTTGTCACTGATGGCCTATATAGAGCGGTGGATATCTTCCTCAAG GTTCATCCAAACATCAAGGACTCGGAGAGATACCGGCTATGCAAAACCATCGATAGTCAGAAGCTTTCCCAAGAAGCATGCAGTCATGCAGCACAAAACGAAAGACTCCCAGTACAAATGGCAGTCCAAGTACTCTACTTCGAACAAATCAGGCTTAGAAATGCAATGAATGGAGGACACAACCAATTCTTCTTTGGCTCACTTAATGGGCATCAATTCCCGCAAAGATCAAGTAGCGGAGCAGGTAGTGGAGCCATATCGCCTAGGGACAACTACGCATCAGTAAGAAGAGAAAACCGCGAGCTCAAATTAGAAGTCGCTAGAATGAGAATGAGACTAACCGACTTAGAAAAAGATCATGTTTCGATGAAACAAGAGTTGGTAAGAACACATCCTGCTAATAAGTTGTTTAAGTCATTTACGAAGAAACTTAGCAAGCTTAACGCCCTTTTTCGGATAAATAGTGTCAAGCCTTTGATGTCGAAGGCCAATTCTGAATCGCGGTTCTTCTTTCAGAAGCGAAGATGCCATTCTGTAGGATGA
- the LOC130812692 gene encoding BTB/POZ domain-containing protein At1g03010-like isoform X3, translating into MLRCAAHFLEMTDEYADKSLETRTEVYLKDMVLPNIANSISVLHKCETLLPMAEDINLVNRIITAIVNNACKEQLSSGLLKLEHNYPTKGLSNLEPETPADWWGKSLSVLNLDFFQRVLSAMKLKGLKQDLISKILINYAQNSLQGIVIRDPQLVKGNYLDLELQKKQRVLVETMVSLLPTQSRKSSVPMAFLSSLLKGAIAHTASTSCRTDLERRIGLQLDQAILEDILIPASSHGNNHSPMYDTDSVLRIFSIFLNLDEDDDDDNHLRNDDDMMYNFDSPGSPKQSSIIKVSKLLDNYLAEVALDSNLTPSKFIALAELLPDHARVVTDGLYRAVDIFLKVHPNIKDSERYRLCKTIDSQKLSQEACSHAAQNERLPVQMAVQVLYFEQIRLRNAMNGGHNQFFFGSLNGHQFPQRSSSGAGSGAISPRDNYASVRRENRELKLEVARMRMRLTDLEKDHVSMKQELVRTHPANKLFKSFTKKLSKLNALFRINSVKPLMSKANSESRFFFQKRRCHSVG; encoded by the exons ATGCTTCGATGTGCTGCACATTTCCTCGAAATGACAGATGAGTATGCAGACAAAAGCCTTGAAACCAGAACCGAGGTATACCTGAAAGACATGGTTCTACCAAATATAGCAAACTCCATATCAGTACTACACAAATGTGAGACACTATTGCCTATGGCAGAGGATATAAATCTGGTTAACAGAATAATTACCGCCATTGTGAATAATGCGTGTAAGGAACAGCTTTCTTCGGGGTTATTGAAACTCGAACATAATTACCCCACGAAAGGATTGTCGAATTTGGAGCCCGAAACACCTGCAGATTGGTGGGGAAAATCACTATCAGTTTTGAATCTCGATTTCTTCCAAAGGGTTTTATCAGCAATGAAATTGAAGGGACTTAAACAAGATCTGATTAGCAAGATCTTGATAAATTATGCTCAAAATTCTCTACAAGGTATAGTTATAAGAGACCCACAACTTGTTAAAGGTAACTATTTGGATTTAGAacttcaaaagaaacaaagggTATTAGTTGAAACAATGGTGAGCTTGTTACCTACACAATCTAGGAAAAGTTCGGTTCCTATGGCGTTCCTTTCAAGCTTGCTCAAAGGCGCAATTGCGCACACGGCTTCTACTTCTTGTCGGACTGATTTAGAGCGAAGGATCGGATTGCAATTAGACCAAGCAATCTTGGAAGACATACTTATTCCTGCTAGTTCACATGGGAATAATCATAGCCCGATGTACGATACTGATTCGGTGTTGAGGATATTCtcgatttttttgaatttagatgaggatgacgatgatgataatCATTTGCGCAATGATGATGATATGATGTATAATTTTGATAGCCCGGGTTCTCCTAAGCAAAGCTCAATTATAAAAGTATCCAAATTGTTAGACAATTATCTTGCCGAAGTTGCTTTGGATTCAAACTTAACACCTTCCAAGTTTATAGCTCTTGCCGAGTTGTTGCCTGATCATGCTCGCGTTGTCACTGATGGCCTATATAGAGCGGTGGATATCTTCCTCAAG GTTCATCCAAACATCAAGGACTCGGAGAGATACCGGCTATGCAAAACCATCGATAGTCAGAAGCTTTCCCAAGAAGCATGCAGTCATGCAGCACAAAACGAAAGACTCCCAGTACAAATGGCAGTCCAAGTACTCTACTTCGAACAAATCAGGCTTAGAAATGCAATGAATGGAGGACACAACCAATTCTTCTTTGGCTCACTTAATGGGCATCAATTCCCGCAAAGATCAAGTAGCGGAGCAGGTAGTGGAGCCATATCGCCTAGGGACAACTACGCATCAGTAAGAAGAGAAAACCGCGAGCTCAAATTAGAAGTCGCTAGAATGAGAATGAGACTAACCGACTTAGAAAAAGATCATGTTTCGATGAAACAAGAGTTGGTAAGAACACATCCTGCTAATAAGTTGTTTAAGTCATTTACGAAGAAACTTAGCAAGCTTAACGCCCTTTTTCGGATAAATAGTGTCAAGCCTTTGATGTCGAAGGCCAATTCTGAATCGCGGTTCTTCTTTCAGAAGCGAAGATGCCATTCTGTAGGATGA
- the LOC130812692 gene encoding BTB/POZ domain-containing protein At1g03010-like isoform X1 gives MGVVTISDLKTNMNMSGKRASRPTSTTRLPTHQWPISDVSSDLTIDVGASSFALHKFPLVSRSGRIRRHLLEAKDSKVSRISLPLVPGGSEAFELAAKFCYGINVEITLSNVAMLRCAAHFLEMTDEYADKSLETRTEVYLKDMVLPNIANSISVLHKCETLLPMAEDINLVNRIITAIVNNACKEQLSSGLLKLEHNYPTKGLSNLEPETPADWWGKSLSVLNLDFFQRVLSAMKLKGLKQDLISKILINYAQNSLQGIVIRDPQLVKGNYLDLELQKKQRVLVETMVSLLPTQSRKSSVPMAFLSSLLKGAIAHTASTSCRTDLERRIGLQLDQAILEDILIPASSHGNNHSPMYDTDSVLRIFSIFLNLDEDDDDDNHLRNDDDMMYNFDSPGSPKQSSIIKVSKLLDNYLAEVALDSNLTPSKFIALAELLPDHARVVTDGLYRAVDIFLKVHPNIKDSERYRLCKTIDSQKLSQEACSHAAQNERLPVQMAVQVLYFEQIRLRNAMNGGHNQFFFGSLNGHQFPQRSSSGAGSGAISPRDNYASVRRENRELKLEVARMRMRLTDLEKDHVSMKQELVRTHPANKLFKSFTKKLSKLNALFRINSVKPLMSKANSESRFFFQKRRCHSVG, from the exons TTTCCTCTTGTGTCTCGAAGTGGAAGAATCCGAAGACATTTATTAGAGGCTAAGGATTCGAAAGTGTCAAGGATTAGTCTACCTTTGGTACCAGGTGGTTCCGAAGCATTTGAGCTAGCAGCCAAGTTTTGCTACGGGATCAATGTCGAGATCACTCTATCGAATGTAGCTATGCTTCGATGTGCTGCACATTTCCTCGAAATGACAGATGAGTATGCAGACAAAAGCCTTGAAACCAGAACCGAGGTATACCTGAAAGACATGGTTCTACCAAATATAGCAAACTCCATATCAGTACTACACAAATGTGAGACACTATTGCCTATGGCAGAGGATATAAATCTGGTTAACAGAATAATTACCGCCATTGTGAATAATGCGTGTAAGGAACAGCTTTCTTCGGGGTTATTGAAACTCGAACATAATTACCCCACGAAAGGATTGTCGAATTTGGAGCCCGAAACACCTGCAGATTGGTGGGGAAAATCACTATCAGTTTTGAATCTCGATTTCTTCCAAAGGGTTTTATCAGCAATGAAATTGAAGGGACTTAAACAAGATCTGATTAGCAAGATCTTGATAAATTATGCTCAAAATTCTCTACAAGGTATAGTTATAAGAGACCCACAACTTGTTAAAGGTAACTATTTGGATTTAGAacttcaaaagaaacaaagggTATTAGTTGAAACAATGGTGAGCTTGTTACCTACACAATCTAGGAAAAGTTCGGTTCCTATGGCGTTCCTTTCAAGCTTGCTCAAAGGCGCAATTGCGCACACGGCTTCTACTTCTTGTCGGACTGATTTAGAGCGAAGGATCGGATTGCAATTAGACCAAGCAATCTTGGAAGACATACTTATTCCTGCTAGTTCACATGGGAATAATCATAGCCCGATGTACGATACTGATTCGGTGTTGAGGATATTCtcgatttttttgaatttagatgaggatgacgatgatgataatCATTTGCGCAATGATGATGATATGATGTATAATTTTGATAGCCCGGGTTCTCCTAAGCAAAGCTCAATTATAAAAGTATCCAAATTGTTAGACAATTATCTTGCCGAAGTTGCTTTGGATTCAAACTTAACACCTTCCAAGTTTATAGCTCTTGCCGAGTTGTTGCCTGATCATGCTCGCGTTGTCACTGATGGCCTATATAGAGCGGTGGATATCTTCCTCAAG GTTCATCCAAACATCAAGGACTCGGAGAGATACCGGCTATGCAAAACCATCGATAGTCAGAAGCTTTCCCAAGAAGCATGCAGTCATGCAGCACAAAACGAAAGACTCCCAGTACAAATGGCAGTCCAAGTACTCTACTTCGAACAAATCAGGCTTAGAAATGCAATGAATGGAGGACACAACCAATTCTTCTTTGGCTCACTTAATGGGCATCAATTCCCGCAAAGATCAAGTAGCGGAGCAGGTAGTGGAGCCATATCGCCTAGGGACAACTACGCATCAGTAAGAAGAGAAAACCGCGAGCTCAAATTAGAAGTCGCTAGAATGAGAATGAGACTAACCGACTTAGAAAAAGATCATGTTTCGATGAAACAAGAGTTGGTAAGAACACATCCTGCTAATAAGTTGTTTAAGTCATTTACGAAGAAACTTAGCAAGCTTAACGCCCTTTTTCGGATAAATAGTGTCAAGCCTTTGATGTCGAAGGCCAATTCTGAATCGCGGTTCTTCTTTCAGAAGCGAAGATGCCATTCTGTAGGATGA